Part of the Rubidibacter lacunae KORDI 51-2 genome is shown below.
CCCACTGGAGAAAAACCACCTACTTATGGAGAAAGACCACCCACAACCGGAGGAAAACACTTCACCGGAGAACGTCCTTAAAGACTCCCTCAGAAAAGTCTTCCTTGGATATTTCCTGGAAGGTGGGGACGGCAACGACCGCCTGGACGGTGGGGACGGTGACGACACACTCTACGGTTATGGCGGTCACGACGTATTGCTCGGCGGGAACGGCGATGACTACATCGATGGCGGGGACGGCTACGACTTACTGTACGGCGAGGACGGCAACGACACTCTCATCGGTGGGGACGGTGATGACGAAATGTACGGCGGGAACGGCGACGACTACATCGACGGCGGGGACGGCTACGACTTACTGTACGGCGAGGACGGCAATGACTCGCTCGACGGGGGCGACGGCGACGACTACCTATTGGGCGGGAACGGCAACGACACCCTCCGCGGCGGGAACGGCAACGACTACCTAAGCGGCGGGAACGGTGACGACGACCTAAGCGGCGGGAACGGTGACGACACTCTCTTCGGCGTGTCCGGCGACAACACCATCGACGGCGGGTTCGGCAACGACACCCTCAATGGCGGGTATGGCAACGACACCCTCAACGGCGGGTTCGGCAACGACACCCTCGACGGCGGGAACGGCGACGACACCCTCTACGGCGGGCTCGGTAACGACACCCTTTACGGTGGGCACTTCAAAGACACCCTCTATGGCGGGGTCGGCAACGACTTCCTGGATGGCGGGGTCGGCAACGACTTCCTGGACGGCGGAGCAGGCATCGATACGGTCAGTTATCGTTACTTGTACGTTGGCGGCACCTTCGACCTGACGACCGAAGTTGCTAGCTTGCCCCCTCTTGACGATGGCGTCGAGGTCATTGCCAATTTTGAGAACATCTACACGGGCTACGGCGACGATACCATCATCGGAAATGCTGCTGGTAACGTAATTCGTGGCGGTGATGGGGACGACATAATGTCCGGTCGGGATGGCAACGACTTGCTGTTCGGTGAAGACGGCACCGACAATCTGTTCGGCGAGGATGGCAACGACTTGCTGTTCGGCGATGACTGCATCGACAATCTCTACGGAGGGGACGGCGACGACTTCCTGGACGGCGGGAGCGGCGACGACAATCTCTCCGGCGGGAACGGCGACGACCGCCTGCATGGCGGGGATGGCCGCGACCGCCTGGGCGGCGAGTATGGCGACGACCGCCTGAACGGCGGGAACGGCGACGACTTCCTGTCCGGTGATAATGGCAACGACGAACTGAACGGCGGGAACGGCGACGACTTCCTGTCCGGCGATACCGGCAACGACGAGCTGAACGGCGGGAACGGCGACGACCGCCTGTACGGCGCGCAGGGCAACGACGAGCTGAGTGGCGGTGCCGGGGACGATTGGCTGCTTGGCTTCGGTGACAGAGCCGGTGACAGAATCGAGTTCGACACGCTCACAGGCGGCGCTGGCAGCGATACATTCGCCCTGGGCTATCTCGGCAGAGTGTTGTACTTGGGTTTAGGGTATGCCAGCATCACTGACTTCAGCAGCAATCTCGAAGACACGATCCAGATCCTCGGGAATCTCAGCGATTACAGCCTTGACAAAAGATTCAACTACGGGGGAGCTGCAGATCTAGACACGGAGATTCTCTGGAACGGCGACAGAATTGGAATCGTGCAAGATACGACGGCAATTGCCCTAACGGCTGATTACTTTACGACGGTATAACCGGAGTCGAGGCAGTTGCCCATCTCAGAGTTGTTTCAGCTTCGCTTCGAGCCTCCGACTTTACCTTCGGAGGCTTTTTGCATTCGCGCAGGGATTGCGCCCAGCTCCGGCATAGTTAACTGAACGGCGTGCTTCAGAAAAGCGACAGTATTCATAATTCATATGAGTTCATGTTTTCCTCAAAGTTGGGGTTCCGAAAACCTCCCGACCAGCTCGCTAGGCCGGGAGAACCACACTATGGGCGATCGCGGGCGGCGGCGCTCAACTCCAGGGACGCGATCGCGATCGGACTCTCGGCGATCGCCTTACTGGTTTCAGAGGTTAGAACCGGGCGAGATCGTCTGAATTGGTTTATCTCGATGCTTCCGGTAGATCTGGAAATCGCTATCGAGGGTGAGAATAGCACTTTTGTCAAATTGTTCTGCCATTCTCACCAGGCACGCATCTGCCAGCGACATCGGCACTGATTGGTAGCGTTCGATTCAGTCTCGAATCTGTTCCCGTTCCTCCCCGAGATCGAATGCAACTGCGATCGCACCGTTGGCGAGTAAGTCTTTCACTGCCGCGCGGGCGACCGGGCGAACGCGCAACAGAAAACGCGCAACAGAAACAGTGCCTCCGACAACACGGATTCGCAGGTCAGCAGGGGCGGTTCGATTTCCGCCCATTGTAAAGTCGCCCATTGATGATGGCGATCGCGGC
Proteins encoded:
- a CDS encoding calcium-binding protein — protein: MTDYPLEKNHLLMEKDHPQPEENTSPENVLKDSLRKVFLGYFLEGGDGNDRLDGGDGDDTLYGYGGHDVLLGGNGDDYIDGGDGYDLLYGEDGNDTLIGGDGDDEMYGGNGDDYIDGGDGYDLLYGEDGNDSLDGGDGDDYLLGGNGNDTLRGGNGNDYLSGGNGDDDLSGGNGDDTLFGVSGDNTIDGGFGNDTLNGGYGNDTLNGGFGNDTLDGGNGDDTLYGGLGNDTLYGGHFKDTLYGGVGNDFLDGGVGNDFLDGGAGIDTVSYRYLYVGGTFDLTTEVASLPPLDDGVEVIANFENIYTGYGDDTIIGNAAGNVIRGGDGDDIMSGRDGNDLLFGEDGTDNLFGEDGNDLLFGDDCIDNLYGGDGDDFLDGGSGDDNLSGGNGDDRLHGGDGRDRLGGEYGDDRLNGGNGDDFLSGDNGNDELNGGNGDDFLSGDTGNDELNGGNGDDRLYGAQGNDELSGGAGDDWLLGFGDRAGDRIEFDTLTGGAGSDTFALGYLGRVLYLGLGYASITDFSSNLEDTIQILGNLSDYSLDKRFNYGGAADLDTEILWNGDRIGIVQDTTAIALTADYFTTV
- a CDS encoding PIN domain-containing protein, yielding MKRRSILDTGPLVALLNRRDRHHQWATLQWAEIEPPLLTCESVLSEALFLLRVFCCAFARSPARQ